A genomic window from Phocoena sinus isolate mPhoSin1 chromosome 20, mPhoSin1.pri, whole genome shotgun sequence includes:
- the LOC116745829 gene encoding 60S acidic ribosomal protein P1-like isoform X1, with product MPGSPCLALARTMASDSALTCIYSALILSDSEVTVTEDKINALIEAASVNVELFWPGLFAKALASVNIGSLICNVGAGGPAPASGAAPAGGPAPSTTAAPAEEKKVEAKKEESEESDDDMGFGLFD from the coding sequence ATGCCCGGCAGCCCCTGCCTAGCACTCGCCCGCACCATGGCCTCCGACTCAGCGCTCACCTGCATCTACTCAGCCCTCATCCTGTCCGACAGTGAGGTGACAGTCACCGAGGATAAGATCAATGCCCTCATTGAAGCAGCCAGTGTAAATGTTGAACTTTTCTGGCCAGGCTTGTTTGCAAAGGCTTTGGCCAGTGTCAACATCGGGAGCCTCATCTGCAATGTGGGGGCAGGTGGACCTGCCCCAGCATCTGGGGCTGCACCGGCAGGAGGTCCTGCCCCCTCCACCACTGCTGCCCCAGCTGAGGAGAAGAAagtggaagcaaagaaagaagaatctgAAGAGTCTGATGATGACATGGGCTTTGGTCTTTTTGACTAA
- the LOC116745829 gene encoding 60S acidic ribosomal protein P1-like isoform X2, whose translation MASDSALTCIYSALILSDSEVTVTALASVNIGSLICNVGAGGPAPASGAAPAGGPAPSTTAAPAEEKKVEAKKEESEESDDDMGFGLFD comes from the exons ATGGCCTCCGACTCAGCGCTCACCTGCATCTACTCAGCCCTCATCCTGTCCGACAGTGAGGTGACAGTCAC GGCTTTGGCCAGTGTCAACATCGGGAGCCTCATCTGCAATGTGGGGGCAGGTGGACCTGCCCCAGCATCTGGGGCTGCACCGGCAGGAGGTCCTGCCCCCTCCACCACTGCTGCCCCAGCTGAGGAGAAGAAagtggaagcaaagaaagaagaatctgAAGAGTCTGATGATGACATGGGCTTTGGTCTTTTTGACTAA